The following proteins come from a genomic window of Coriobacteriia bacterium:
- a CDS encoding site-specific integrase has protein sequence MSREVSRARRPKGAGSLRRLDGEKWQLTIKVDGRRYSRVFTARNATEAHHMSAAVRTQIDAAVEAASSQRGTQEALRNERREWTLERYIAYYFEEWADHALAPTTRQHYKLLAKNRVIPRLGSKKIREITPADLGRLYAALEKPDARCHPNGKTGLSNLSIWHVHTFIEAVYSFANRTEDLDYNPARRVRPGVSRTVVKRQPALDMTDIERLLKAVREQEPALYPPVMVSAYLGTRRGELCGLRWSDVDFDKGEVTIRRSVTRTKPEGLLVKCTKTGKERTIPIDEEALAEFDALRKAQRRERLNCGPGWAGAESAEDDYVCTSPDGSVLNPDHFSAQYRAFTHAHGFTQITPHALRHAFVSQLIALGFDAVTIASMSGHSPDVLLKTYAHAFDKRKRAAMEALGEARKAARVAG, from the coding sequence ATGAGCAGGGAGGTCTCGCGTGCTCGACGGCCAAAGGGAGCGGGCAGTCTGCGCCGCCTCGACGGCGAAAAGTGGCAGTTGACGATCAAGGTCGACGGTAGGCGGTACTCGCGCGTCTTCACCGCTCGCAACGCCACCGAGGCGCATCACATGAGCGCCGCAGTGCGAACACAGATTGACGCTGCCGTCGAGGCTGCATCGAGTCAGCGCGGTACCCAGGAAGCGCTGCGCAATGAGCGCAGGGAGTGGACACTCGAACGCTATATCGCCTACTACTTCGAGGAGTGGGCAGATCACGCTCTCGCGCCGACAACGCGCCAGCACTACAAGTTGCTCGCGAAGAACCGCGTGATACCTCGCCTTGGCTCGAAGAAGATTCGTGAGATAACGCCAGCGGATCTTGGCCGTTTGTACGCCGCCCTCGAGAAGCCCGACGCGCGTTGTCATCCTAACGGCAAGACCGGGCTTTCGAACCTGAGCATCTGGCACGTGCACACCTTCATCGAGGCGGTCTACTCGTTCGCCAACCGCACCGAAGACCTTGACTACAACCCCGCACGCAGGGTCAGGCCTGGCGTATCTCGCACGGTCGTGAAGAGGCAGCCGGCACTCGACATGACCGACATCGAGCGTCTTCTAAAGGCGGTGCGCGAACAGGAGCCCGCATTGTATCCACCAGTCATGGTGTCGGCCTATCTCGGCACGCGGCGCGGTGAACTGTGCGGGCTTCGGTGGTCGGACGTGGACTTCGACAAGGGCGAGGTCACGATTCGGCGCTCAGTGACGCGCACCAAACCCGAGGGGTTGCTGGTCAAATGCACGAAGACGGGCAAGGAACGCACGATACCTATCGACGAAGAGGCGCTTGCGGAGTTTGATGCGCTGAGAAAGGCGCAGCGGCGTGAACGGCTGAATTGTGGGCCGGGTTGGGCTGGCGCGGAGTCGGCCGAAGACGACTATGTCTGCACGAGTCCGGATGGCTCGGTGCTGAACCCCGACCACTTCAGCGCGCAGTACCGTGCGTTCACGCACGCACATGGCTTCACGCAAATCACGCCGCACGCGCTGCGGCACGCGTTCGTGTCGCAACTTATCGCCCTCGGGTTTGATGCCGTGACCATCGCATCGATGAGTGGGCACTCGCCCGACGTACTCCTGAAGACCTACGCGCACGCCTTCGACAAGCGGAAGCGGGCAGCCATGGAGGCGCTCGGCGAAGCTCGAAAAGCCGCGCGAGTCGCGGGATAG
- a CDS encoding helix-turn-helix transcriptional regulator, producing the protein MTRMIQAERERQGLTRARLARKAEMSASTVGQIESGYIGTPYSVQLEKLAAALQWAGDPRELVEEVEDRAPNQTPGWAGGRAAAHRTSQRTGSLRARGCEDDA; encoded by the coding sequence ATGACAAGGATGATTCAGGCCGAGCGCGAGCGGCAGGGACTGACCCGGGCCCGTCTCGCACGCAAGGCTGAAATGAGCGCGAGCACCGTGGGGCAGATCGAAAGCGGCTACATCGGCACACCGTACTCGGTTCAGCTCGAGAAGCTTGCGGCCGCACTCCAGTGGGCCGGCGACCCACGCGAGCTGGTCGAGGAGGTGGAAGATCGTGCCCCGAACCAGACCCCCGGGTGGGCGGGCGGGCGAGCTGCCGCCCACCGCACTTCTCAGCGAACTGGCAGCCTACGAGCGCGTGGATGTGAGGACGATGCGTAA